The DNA segment ATGATATGATCTTCTCACTTACTGTTTGATGTATGGAAGTTTGGAGCAGGTAGGAAGGCAAAACGAGGCAAGCATGACCTGTGCGCGTGTGTACCACCATCGCCCTTTAAAGGTAGATGGCAGTTTTCAACGacaaaagaaacaagaaaccAAATAACCAGGATACTATTTTCCTGCGCCCAAACTAAGCAGTGAACAGATCTTAACTATATTTTACCCGGAGGGTATATAATTCTGGCTAGAATCGGAATACGGCTGGGGCTGGTggatacaaaataaaacctcACATTGTAACGTATTTATATTGTAATCGGTATGAAAATGGCATGATTTGTTTCTCGTTTCTCACTGCCAAAACAGTAAACTCTACCCCCGTGTGTGCTTTACTGTTTTGTACATTAACACTATATGTACGGCCCTTTATTTAAATCCTGTATATTAATATTTACGCTCGAAATGTGTAATCATTTACCGATGGCCATCTTTTTGCCCTTCGCTCCCTTGGCGCCCTTTTTCACACCGTTGAACGTTTTTTTCGCACCACGATCGTCACCCTCCCGCTTCCTAGCAAGTTCCTTCCTCGTCGGAAGCTTCTTGCTGCTGGCGCTTTTCTTCGCCGTCGCCAGCTTAAGCTTGCGCATCGCATCCCGCTCGGCCATAATCTTCTGCCGCTTTTCGATCTTCTCACGCTCCTGCTGCAGCTTCTCCTGTTTCTGTTCCTGCTTCAGCAACACCTTCGCCCGCTTGTCCACGTCGTCGCGGAAGATGTCGCCGTGCGGTATCAGCTTGTGCGTGTTTTTCGGTGCGTTCACCTGCTGGTCCACCTTCTTCTTCGTCCGCTGCAAATACTTCTCGCTGGCGGCCTTGCGCAGCATCTGCCGGTGCTTGGCCGGGCTCTGGTAGTCCGCGTTCTCCCAGATCGGATCGCCCCCGAACGAGCCGCTGAAGATTTTGATCGGATTCATCACGAACCGCGGCCCGATCTCGGTCAGCCCGCCGTCCTCCGACAGGATCTGGAAGTGCCGGTACCAGATCCGGTTGTCCAGGTAGGTGAAGGTGATCACGCGATCGATGAACGGTTGGCTCTTGGGGTGGTGGTTCGGCACGCCGAAGATCTGCACCAGCAGCTCCTTGATCAGCACCAGGTGCGGCTGCTTGGTGAAGTCCTCGCTGAACGAGAGCAGCGGCCGCGAGCCGCGTAGACAGTTGCCGGTCAGCTTCATCTCGCCCATGGTGTGAATGTTCTCGACGAGAAACTTCACCGACGGTCCGACGCCCGCATTGGCCAGCCACATGTACAGGTCGCGCTTGCGGCGCCCCTCGAACAGCACCACCTTGTTGCAGTGCTTCATCTCGCTCATCTCGTTCACCACCGACAGCGTCTTCCAGCGTTCCATCTTCGGTTCGGCCCGGTGGTGGGGCATCAGCGTTCGCAGGTCGCGCATCAGGTGCCGGTCGCGATGGTTGATGCCGCGGGCACACAGCACCAGCACGCGCTGTTTGTTGGTCCATTTGCTCTGGAATTAACCACACAAAATGTTTACTACTCCCACAAATGCCTCACCATGGTCACTTACCTTCTTCGGGATTGGCTCGTCGGAGATGCGCGTTTCCTTCAGCGGCACGGTACCTCTTTCATCCTCCGACTCGTCCGAATCCTTGTTCGGCTTGGCCTTCTGTTTGCCCTTCTGTTTCTTGCCCGGTTTGAACTTCTTTTTCAGATTTGCCTTCTGCTTACCCTTGGCATCGTTTTTATCCGTTTGTAGTTGCttcattgtgttttattatacggaaaacaaaaaaaaatcgtgtgAACCGTTCGCGGTGGAATAACACGCGGTTTTGTATGCCCACACGGTTCCCAGCCAGCACGGTTCGTGTTTTGACAGTTCTCCTACAAATGACAGCACAAAACTGCACAGCACAGTGAACTGACAGCATGGAACAGTGCGTGCCAAAACCAGTTTGAAGtggtttttaaattaatgttttgtgttttatttccacATTTAATTGAGTTATATATGATAAATAAAGTGGAAAAGCACTCAAATAATATTGGTAAGCCTCGCAATGCTTCCCAgtttgaaaacaatattatatttaatggtttttttttacgggcatgttttaataatttatcatCAATATTATGTGGAATATTGCgtcgtatttttttaaaataatattcgaGTGCTGCAAAACCTCATAAAATTGTACAGCTTCAAATTAATCACACAAATTGTCGAATTGAAAACCACGACCGCAACCCGCCGTGCGAACAAATTGCTTCGATCCATCTGACAGTCCGGTCCGCTTTTGACGTCCGCTGTCTCTGTCCAATTTTTTTTGccgtattttttctctcttctgctGCTTGCCCGAGAACGCCATTTTGCAAAGGCCGCGCGTACACTTTATGTTTGCGGGCGGAAATCTTGCTGGCAAAGTGTGAATCTAGCAAGCGACACAATCCGGAACCGCATTGGCCAAGGATGTGTTCACCTTAAGCGAAAGCAAGTGGGTGCTTCCAGTGCACGGGTAAAGTTGGACCGCGTTCCTTCTCACCGTCCCATATATCCAACTACCCGCCGGGGTGGGTGGCAGTGCGTGGTGAGGAGAGGTGGTCGGCCCGGACGAGTACTGCCGCAGCCGCCgttgccgccgccgtcgcGAACGTTTGTGCCGGGATCGGTCGAGtgaaaaaagtggaaaaaggGTGACAAAGTGCTGAAAATCTGAATTGCGAATTGCGTGTGTGACCGTGTGTGGGTTTAGGGTTGGTGAAAAGAGGGAAGGATTGTCCGGCTTCGGTCAGCGGAGGTTCTAACAGAGGGAGGGTAGACGTTTTCATCTTTGACGCAGCTCAACAAACGGCCTCAGAATGATGTTCACCGTAAGTGTCCTTGTTTTTCCCTCTCGCATATCAACGCAGGAGCAGAACCCCAGCGCACGGGAAGGACGTGTACAGGCATTGTGCAATGTGTGTGCTCTAGTATGGCGCCTTCCTGTTTGTTGTcccctttaaaaaaacacgcacctGTTTTGaagggaagggggaggggaagaGGGTGCTGTTACGAAACTTGTACAAGCATATTCTGTAGCGCGTTGGTCATTCTCCTTTTATTGCACCCTGTTTGGTGGCCTTTCCTTCTCTCCCCTctcaaactctctctctctctctccatctctcactctctcgacTAGGGTACGAATCAGCAGCAGGATTCGCGGTTCTCGGACAAGGAgaagaagctgctgaagcagATGAAGTTCAGCGATAATCTCAACAAGCGGGTCGACATGTCGAAGGTGAAGCTGGACGTGCTGCGCCCCTGGATTAGCCAGAAAATCACCGACATGCTCAACATCGAGGACGACGTCATCGTGGAGTTTGTGTACAACCAGCTCGAGGAGGAGAAGTTCCCCTGCCCGAAGAAGATGCAGATCAATCTGACCGGGTTTCTGAACGGGAAAAATGCGCGCCTCTTCATGGAGGACCTGTGGTCGTTGCTGCTCTCCGCGCAGGACTCCGACACGGGCATACCGGAGGAGTTTATACAGGCGAAAAAGGAGGAAATCTTGAAGCGGGAAGAAGAGGCCCGGCTGCAGGAGGACGGTGGCCGGGGCCACCGCTCGAGAAGCCGTACCCGTGATAAGgacgacggtggtggtggtgcgggcAAAACAAAGCCACTCAAAACTGCACCACGGCCCATGTACAAACCGGAACCGGAGGACTACATCGACGAGGAGGAAAAGATGATCGAGGAGTTCATCGAGGCGGACGTGCCGAAGGAGTCGAAGAAGGTGCTGCCGGCGGCTGTAGCACCGGCAgcggccgccgctgctgctgccgttgctgccgctgctgcctcCGCCGGGGCGCTCGAGGACGCGGTGAAAAATGAAAGCGCCACCAAGCCGACCACGGATGGGCTGGAGAGAAGTGCAAAGGACCATTCGGCTTCGCGGCGCAAATCGACGGAACGTGGCAAATCCGGTGAGCGCAACAATGATTCGCGGGCGCGTAGAAAATCGCGTGATCGTTCGCGTTCACGCACGGACCGGCGGGCGTCGTCACGCGACCGCCGGGGATCGTCCCGCGAGCGCCGATCTTCTAGGGATCGACGGCGGTCACGATCGCCCCGTCGTTCGGTGGACCGTTCGCGTAAACGTTCGAGCCGATCGCCACGGGACAAGCGCGGTAATGATCGTGATCGGCGGCGTTCGCGCAGCGGCTCTGCTGCGCGGAAGGAAAACAAGAACGGTAAGCGTCTGTAAATCGGTTCTGATATCTTGTTGAGATTTGCTTCTAAAGCTCTATCGCAAGTGAATTGATTCGACCATAAATGCGTACAAAGAAAGGTTTATTTCGGCTAATTACGATCCTTCAATactctgaatattttaatagGTAATGGCAATTCAGCCGCCTTGTCGAAGCTCCAATCCAAGTTGATGAACATGGCCGAGGGAAAGAAGGCCGAAGgttcgaacaaaaaaagtccTAGTCGCTCGTCTGCCGAGTCGCGTTCGCGTAGCAGGTCCGGATCGGCAACGAAGGACGACAACCGCAAGAAGAGTGCTAGTCGTTCTCGATCCCCATCAAAGTCAAGGTACCGCTTGAtgaagcacacacgcacgattcttgggtctttttttcttaaccCCACAAAATCATCCTCATTCGCAGATCgagaaaagcgaaaaaggGCCAGCAggatggtagtggtggtggctcCCGATCTCACAGCTCGAACTCCAACTCGTCCGGCTCGTCGTCGTCCAGCGACAGCGGGGACGAGAAGAAATCGAAGAATGCAAAGGGCGGCGGTGGTACGACCGGCGCGGCGGCTAAAAAGCGCAACGGACGCAACAGTCGCAGCCGCAGCCGAAGCCACAGCCGCAATCGGCGGGATACGTCGCGGAGCCGCTCGGGCAGTAgccggtcgtcgtcgtcgcgcGGCCGCAAGCCGGATGATTTCGAAATacagaagaaggaaaacagtATCCAAAAGAAGCGTCACTATCGCTCGAACAAAGATTCGTCCGACTCAGATGCGGATGGCGGCCGGAATGCGGCAGCGGCATCCCGTCGCCGGCCGGGCGATGGGAACGGCGGAGGAGGTGGCGGCGGCCGGTACGGTGGTCGGGGGGACAATCGGGATCGCGAGCGGAGATCGATTTCGCGCGGTCGTGGTCGCGATATGGGACCGGGCCGTGGccgaggtggtggtggtggtcggtcGAGATCACGGTCGAGAAATCGATCCCGGTCGCGGTCGCGCAACCGATCGCGCTCGCCCGGCAGAAGACGGTCCCGATCGCCCGGTCGACCAGGTGGACGGGGCAATGGGCGGTAAGTTTTGGTTTATGGTTCGTTGGCTGCGCTAATTGGGCACTTTTATCATTGGAATTattttacaggggttttcagcagttctcatagctgtgggacactttatttattatttcttattGGATGTAAacttatgatggaaattggactctatagtaCCCTTGTTTGACAAATCTAATTGGAATTTTCAAAGAGCTTGTCCAAAACGGTTGCCATAGAGTCAAATTTCCAAcgtatgaagttcacttccaataggaaagagtcaaaGAAGTGTCCCAGTagactatgagaacccctggaaaaccctgtaatgcgtCATTATGTTAATTGTGGCTTAACAGCAAAAGTTGTGAAGATTCTAATACAAGCGTTCATTGCATTCTACAGTGATGGTAATTACGGCCGTCGTCGCTCGCCACCATCAATGCGCCCGGGTGGCCCAGGCAGAGGCTCCGATCGGGATATTCGCGATCGTGACCGTGACCAGCGCGATCGTCCAAActatcatcagcagcagcaacagcagcagcgataCTCTGGCGGTGCTGGACCTGGTCGCCGTGGTTCATCCCGTGACCGGGACGGTGGTGGTAGAGGTCGCGATTCGTTCGGTTACTCTGGCCCCAACAACCCTAATAAGTGGCGCCGCTCCGATGAACCAccgcaacggcagcagcgacagcagATGGGCCCGCCCGCATCGAACCGGTACGATGATCGTGAACGCAACCATCGAGAGGCTGGTGGCAACCGTTCGGCAGCAGGGCGGCGTAGCAACAGCATCGAGCCACCGCAGCAGGATCGGTTCCGAGGCAATCAGGGAGCGCGTGGCGGAGCTAGGAAAGCTTCCCAAAGCCCCGCTGAGTCGACTGGCAGTCGTCGTTCCGTGACGCGCATGTCTAATGCGCGAGATTCCACCGAAATGCTGGACGAGGGTGGAGCGCAATCAGAACGGCTACGCAATTCGTCCGATCGAGCTCGAGCGGATAAGCCACCGCCGGCTAGAGGCGAGAGCACcgaaagagaagagaaatCACGTGCACCGGCAGTTGCTGGTTCGGGTGGTTCCGGCGGTGCTCGTAAGCAACCGGAAGCTACCGTGGTGATTTCCGATGATCGTCAATCGTCGGCGGCGACTCGTGA comes from the Anopheles coluzzii chromosome 2, AcolN3, whole genome shotgun sequence genome and includes:
- the LOC120948983 gene encoding ribosome biogenesis protein BRX1 homolog; this encodes MKQLQTDKNDAKGKQKANLKKKFKPGKKQKGKQKAKPNKDSDESEDERGTVPLKETRISDEPIPKKSKWTNKQRVLVLCARGINHRDRHLMRDLRTLMPHHRAEPKMERWKTLSVVNEMSEMKHCNKVVLFEGRRKRDLYMWLANAGVGPSVKFLVENIHTMGEMKLTGNCLRGSRPLLSFSEDFTKQPHLVLIKELLVQIFGVPNHHPKSQPFIDRVITFTYLDNRIWYRHFQILSEDGGLTEIGPRFVMNPIKIFSGSFGGDPIWENADYQSPAKHRQMLRKAASEKYLQRTKKKVDQQVNAPKNTHKLIPHGDIFRDDVDKRAKVLLKQEQKQEKLQQEREKIEKRQKIMAERDAMRKLKLATAKKSASSKKLPTRKELARKREGDDRGAKKTFNGVKKGAKGAKGKKMAIGK
- the LOC120948647 gene encoding serine/arginine repetitive matrix protein 1, with product MMFTGTNQQQDSRFSDKEKKLLKQMKFSDNLNKRVDMSKVKLDVLRPWISQKITDMLNIEDDVIVEFVYNQLEEEKFPCPKKMQINLTGFLNGKNARLFMEDLWSLLLSAQDSDTGIPEEFIQAKKEEILKREEEARLQEDGGRGHRSRSRTRDKDDGGGGAGKTKPLKTAPRPMYKPEPEDYIDEEEKMIEEFIEADVPKESKKVLPAAVAPAAAAAAAAVAAAAASAGALEDAVKNESATKPTTDGLERSAKDHSASRRKSTERGKSGERNNDSRARRKSRDRSRSRTDRRASSRDRRGSSRERRSSRDRRRSRSPRRSVDRSRKRSSRSPRDKRGNDRDRRRSRSGSAARKENKNGNGNSAALSKLQSKLMNMAEGKKAEGSNKKSPSRSSAESRSRSRSGSATKDDNRKKSASRSRSPSKSRSRKAKKGQQDGSGGGSRSHSSNSNSSGSSSSSDSGDEKKSKNAKGGGGTTGAAAKKRNGRNSRSRSRSHSRNRRDTSRSRSGSSRSSSSRGRKPDDFEIQKKENSIQKKRHYRSNKDSSDSDADGGRNAAAASRRRPGDGNGGGGGGGRYGGRGDNRDRERRSISRGRGRDMGPGRGRGGGGGRSRSRSRNRSRSRSRNRSRSPGRRRSRSPGRPGGRGNGRDGNYGRRRSPPSMRPGGPGRGSDRDIRDRDRDQRDRPNYHQQQQQQQRYSGGAGPGRRGSSRDRDGGGRGRDSFGYSGPNNPNKWRRSDEPPQRQQRQQMGPPASNRYDDRERNHREAGGNRSAAGRRSNSIEPPQQDRFRGNQGARGGARKASQSPAESTGSRRSVTRMSNARDSTEMLDEGGAQSERLRNSSDRARADKPPPARGESTEREEKSRAPAVAGSGGSGGARKQPEATVVISDDRQSSAATREANKVQDESRKPAKSATSNNVRAERSERGYSSSLSRTPSPFLKPHEREAAAAAAANSASTASSADQRKQQQQLQQQLQQLQQQQQKLQQKAAKPISRHKKRASSDSDDDDDSSGSESDDSRDDSKQQKKLPAPSTGRRGAEDDDEEATKQEGDKKAKKRKQKSKQEAKKRSKRRSSSSSSSSSEEEEEDDDEDDRGKDSRSSGEESTGKQRKSRTKDRREPKKVAGKGAAEAADHDRRRKEGGERKTHRDSTSSVEQHGGKRRKHSTSESGPGARAATTHPEDTKSGTKALPQPSANSNNSVSLSSKGKAVSGKVVAPGAAADQQQHHSRASSSSSDDSDDRVSERQRKKARRKEKKRQRNASPDDASVSSGSKRDKKHKKKKKHSKKSKKHKKSKKSSKSSSKYQRDSSSSSSDEDEAKSVVRTKKSLLAIGASGAGGTVINDDLEKQLRERALKSMKKQQSISD